Part of the Bacillota bacterium genome is shown below.
TGATATCCCGGCCGTCAATCCAGTAGCGCTGGACTTTCATTTTGTTCTGGGTCAGGGTTCCAGTTTTATCGGAGCAGATGACAGTAGCGCACCCTAACGTTTCCACTGCCGGGAGCTGCCGGATAATCGCGTTCGCCTTGATCATGCGCTGTACCCCGATTGCCAGCGCAATGGTCACCACTGCGGGCAGACCTTCAGGAATGGCTGCCACCGCTAGGCTGACTCCGGTAAAAAACATGCGGTAAACGGGAAAGCCCCGCAGCACACCGGTAACAAACACACCTGTTACAATCAACAGACAGCCGATCACCAGCCAGGTACCTAACTTTTCTAGGCGGCGCTGCAGAGGAGTCTCCACCGCGTATGAATCTTGAATCATGTGAGCAATCCTGCCGATTTCCGTCTTCATGCCGGTTGCAGCCACCAAACCCAAACCCCGCCCCCGGGTAACCAGGGTACCCATAAAGACCATATTGGTCTGATCACCGATGGGAACGTTTTCCCGGTCCAGCGCTTCAGTTTTCTTTCTCACGGGGACTGATTCTCCCGTCAACATCGCTTCGTTGATGTACAGGGTATTGACATTAACCAGGCGCGCATCGGCAGGCACCCGATCTCCTGCTTCGAGAACAATCAGATCACCAGGAACCAGCTCCTCAGCACTGATCTGAATCTGCCGGCCGCCTCGAATCACTTTAGCTGTAGGCGCAGTCAGCTGTTTGAGAGCTTCCAGGGATTTTTCGGCCCGGTATTCTTGGATAAAGCCCATCACCGCATTCATCACAATGATTACCAAAATTGCAATTGAATCCACAACCTCACCGAGCAAGGCGGAAACCAGCGTGGAAATCATCAGCACAATCGTGATAAAGTCGTTAAACTGCCGAAAAAAAATGGTCAGAGCCGAATCCTTCTCTGCTTCGGCAAGCTTATTATACCCATGCTTTTCCAAGAGATCCTTAGATTTCCGCGCCGATAAACCCTGTTCCAAGTCAGTGCCCAAAAACTCAGCCAAAAAGTGCGCATCCTTGTTATAGAACTGCTCTTTCATCTCTGCTCACCCCGCTTTTAGTCCATAAATACCTATTCAGTGGGGCAAAAAAAAATGCCGGCTTAACCGGCATTTACATTGACAGATTATTTTCCAATGATCTCGGCATAATCAGGATTGTACTGAATCGCTAGATCGCGGGAGTGATTGGCCTTATCAAGTTCGCCTTGGATAGTGTACAGCTGCCAGAGATAATAATGGATCTCTCCATCCCGTGGTTTATATAGATACGCTGTTTCGAATTCCTCAATCGCGGACTCATAATTCTCCACAGCAAAATAGGCTTTGGCGAGAATAATCCGGGCTTCCACAAACTCTGGAGCAAGCTCCACTGCTTTAGCAAACGCGGCTATCACATCGTTGGTGATGCCCTGGTCCATATTGATCAAACCGATGCCGTAATATGCCCGGGCATAATCGCCCAGCATAATTGCCTTCACATACCGCTGCAGCGCTGAGGCATAATCACCGCTGTAGTAATCAATATCCCCAAGCATAACATGCACCCAGCCATCATCTGGGTTGCGCTTAAGATACTCACTGAAAACCTGTCGAGCTTCGGAATAATCATCCTGTTCCAAATAGATCAGTCCCAAGAGCAGCAGCGATTCATCGGTCATTTCATCCTGGTCTACCGCGGCTTTCAGGCTTCCGGCAGCCTGTCTCAGCGGCTGCAGCGCCGGAATAATCCGATCCATCCCTGCGGAATAGTACTGCAGGTACTGGAGGGCATTTTCAAACCGCAGTGACCGCTGCTGTGCTCCCACAACTGCCGTCCCTAACAGCAGAATAACTACCAGTAATGCTGCACTTAATTTTCTCGACATCAGATCACGCCCTTATCTAAGTCAAAGCTTGCTTCTACATCATTTTACTTATATTAGACATTGACTATGCTTGTCCCTGCTTTTTTCCTCTGATATACTTTGAGAGGGAGTGTGATTAAAATGGCCTTTGATGGCATCGCTGCAGTAAGAATTGTCGCTGAACTGAACCAAAAACTGATTAACTCCAGAATGGTTAAAATTTACCAGCCAGACCGGCACACGGTAATTCTCCATCTCCGGAGTCTCGGTCAAACCCATAAACTGGTAATTTCTGCCGATCCGGTCAATGCCCGCATCCATACTACACAGCATTCAGCAGAAAACCCGCAGAATCCTCCGGCTTTCTGCATGCTTTTGCGAAAATACTTAGAACCGAGCCGAGTAATGGAGATTAAGCAGCACGAATTAGAGCGGATTATTGTAATTAAGTTTGAAACTTTTGATCCGAATCTCGGCACCACCATTAAAAGTTTAGTTTTTGAACTAATGGGACGAAACAGCAATATAATATTAATCGATCAGGATTGGGTGATTCTGGACGCCATTCACCGCAACAGCGACGAAAACCATCCCCGACCGATTATGCCCGGTCTTTCTTACAAGCTGCCGCCGGTGAACACCAAACTCAACCCTTTAGGCGTGTCTGAACCTGAGGCTATTGCAGAAATCAGGCTGTTTCCCGCCCAGACACCGATTTTCAAAGGACTGGTTAATATCTTTCAAGGCTTAAGCCCACAGGGCGCCGCCGAGGTCTGCCGCCGCGCCGGTATCGATCCCCAAACCTTAAAACAGGACTTATCTTTACAAGAAATGGAAGCCTTATGGAAGAACCTCCATAAGTTTATTACTGTTAAAGAACCGCCGGTACTGGTTCAAAGCGCTAAACCAGATTTCTTTGCCTATCGGCTGACAGATGTACCCGATCAGTTAGAGTTTACCAGCCTTGATGAGCTGGTAGATGACTTCTACCACTACCGCATCCATACTCATCAGGTACGGCAGAAAGCAGGGGCGCTTCAAACCCAGATCAATACTCATCTTAAACGTCTGCGCAAAAAAGAACAGATCCAGCGAAATACCCTTAAAGCAGCTGAAGATGCGGACCAGTGGCAGAAAATGGGCGAGCTGATTCTAGCCAACCTGTATAAAATCACTAAAGGTGACCACAGCGTTACCGCCGTGGATTATTACGATCCAAATCAACATGAGATCACCATTGAACTGGATCCGTCGCTAGGTCCCAGTGAAAATGCCCAGCGCTATTTCAAGCGGTACAATAAAGCCAAAAACAGCAGGGAGATCACGAAAAAACTGCTGAACCTAACAGTCATGGAACGCCAATATTTAGAGGAAGTGATGGTGCAGCTGGAGCAGGCTGATGATCTCGAGGTTTTAGGGGAAATAGAAAATGAGCTGATCAAAGAAGGATTTATCAGAACGAAGCGGTCGAAAAAGCAGAACGGGGATTTTCATCGGAAAGCCAAACCCTATCAGGAATACGCTGCCTCCGACGGCACTGTGATTTTGCTGGGCCGCAATAACCGCCAAAACGATCTGCTTACCTTTAGAGTTGCTAAACCAGACGATATCTGGCTCCACGCTCAAAATATACCGGGAAGCCACGTCATTCTTCGGGCTGATCAGGGAGTGTCGGAGGAAGCTTTATCAGAAGCTGCAGCGCTGGCCGCTTATTATTCGAAGCACAGGAACAGCCCCAAAGTGCCGGTGGACTACACCGAACGAAAGCATGTCCACAAACCGAAGGGGGCAAAACCGGGTTTTGTAACTTACAACCATTTTAAAACAATTACCGCTGATCCAACCAAACTGCAAAACCTGCCTAAAAAAGTTAATTAAAACTGCAAAATAAAAACAGAAAGCAAGCGAGTTCACCTTCCCACGGTCATCTGCGCCTGCCCTCTGTTGTGCTGTTAGCTCTGCCGGGATTCCCGGCAGATTTTATATTCAAAGTTATTTAGTACAGTCTATTCGCTGTGTGACTGTAAATTCCTCTTTTTTCATAAATTAATGTTTAAAATGGCGGATGCCCGTAAAGACCATGGCAATTCCAAAGCGGTCGCAGGCGGCAATTACTTCTTCGTCTCGGATGGAACCACCTGGCTGAATGATGGCTTTAATTCCGCTTGCTGCAGCTTCTTCAATATTATCCGCAAATGGGAAAAACGCATCGGAGCAGAGCACTGCCTCCTGTGCCTTTTCCCCTGCCTGACCGGCCGCTAGCCTAACCGACTGGACCCGATTCATCTGTCCAGCCCCGACACCAATCAGCTGCTTATTCTTGCAGAATACGATCGCATTGGATTTCACGTATTTTACAACCTTCCAACCAAAGAACAGGTCTTCCCATTCCTGATCAGTTGGTGTTCTCTTCGTAACGACTTTCAGCTGATTCTGATCTAAATCTACTGTATCCGCTTCTTGAATCAGGAAACCACCGGAGACCTTCTTCCAATCATAGCCCTCGTCCCGAGCTGGAGCCAATTTTAAGAGGCGCAAATTCGCTTTCTTAGTAAGAATCGCCAAAGCTTCATCGGTAAAATCCGGAGCGATAATCACTTCTAAGAAGATCTTATTCATCTCTGCTGCGGTTTTCGCATCAACTGCCCTGTTGCAGGCAACAATGCCGCCAAAAATCGAGACCGGATCCCCTGCATAGGTCCGCAGATAAGCTTGATAAAGATCTTCCCCGACGGCTAAGCCGCAGGGGTTGCTGTGCTTAACCGCAACCGTGCAGGGCTCAGTAAATTCAGATACTAACTGCCAGGCTGCCTGGGCATCGTAGATATTGTTGTAGGATAACGCCTTCCCGTGAAGCTGCTTCGCATCAGCAATGCTCACCGCCTGTTTTGGCATCTCCCGATAAAAGGCCGCTTTTTGATGGGGATTTTCACCGTAGCGCAGATCTGCAACCTTAGCCAAAGCTACTGTCATTTTCTCCGGCAGCTGCGGCTGCCCCAAATAATCGGCAATAAGTGTGTCGTAATAAGCGGTGTGGTTGAAAGCCTTAGCTGCCAGCCGCTTCCGCTCAGCTTCAGGTAATGCTCCAGCTTCCAATCCTTTAACTACCTCTGCATAATCCGCTGGATCGCAGACGACTGTGACCCGAGCATGGTTTTTGGCTGCCGCCCTTAACAGCGTTGGTCCGCCGATATCGATGTTTTCTATTACATCAGCAAAACTCGCGTTTGGATCCTGCGAAACTTGTTCAAAAGGGTATAAATTTACAACCACCACATCGATTAAATCTGCGCCAATGCTTTTCAGCTCTTGGAGATGCTTCTCCTCATCACGGGCTAAAATGCCGCCATGAATGCGGGGATGGAGAGTTTTCACTCTGCCGTCAAGAATCTCCGGAAAGTCTGTGATTTCCGAGATGTAAGTTACCGGCACATTATTCTCTTCCAGCAGTTTATAAGTCCCACCTGTGCTGATCAGCCGGTAATCAAGTTCTACCAGCCTTTTAGCTAGATCAACAATTCCCGTCTTGTCATAGACGCTCAACAACGCCGACTTCATTTTTATTACCCCCAGTTTTTATACTTAAGTTTATAAATAAGCATAGCTTATAAAATTATGGATATACTATTATTGATAAATATCTATAAACATAAGGAGGTCCGCATCATGCCAGAAAATCTAACCACTGCTGCGGAACAGACTAAAAACCCCCGCAGCTGGACAGATGAGGAAAAAGATCTGGTGTGGGAAGAAGTGATTAAGGGCAAAGCCGAAGGTCTTCCCCTCACCGAGTGTTTCCGCCGCATTTCCCGGCTGCTGCCCCACCGCAGCGAAGCCGCCATCGGCATGCTTTATTACAATGTGCTCCGCAAGGAAAGAGATGAATCAGAAATCCCCAAAGCACCTGTTAAAGCCCCGCCTAGGGAAACTAAACGGGAGTTAAAAATTGATGCGGAACTAATCGAAGCATTTCAAGGTCTGCCGGAATACATCGCCAACCTGCATAAGCGCATCGATCAGCTCGAGCAAAAAATTGCCCAGCCCAGCCCGGAGGCCGTAATCAGCGCACTTATAGAGGCGCTGGAAAACAGCAAACATCAGGACAGCATCACTAGGCTTCAGGCTGAAAACCAAGCGCTGAGAGAAAACCTGGCTAAACTCCAGCAGGCTTATCATGACGCCTTAGGCATTTATGATATGTTTACAAATATGGCGAGCATTTCCCAAATCATGAGTTTGGGTGATTTTAAACAGCAGATGAAAACCACCCTAGATAAATGGGGCAATGTCTTAAAGGTGACTTTCGAAAAAGCTGATGCGAACTAAAAGAGGGTCGGTCAAAAGCCGATCCTTACTTTTCCCATATATTTTTTCGTGTTATATATTTATCATTCGCCCCATCCCGTTTATTCCCTGCAGATATTTAAAATTTGTTCGGTACAATTTCAGTTTCTCTGGTTTGCAGCTGCTGCGTTGGCTCATCTTCCAGAAAGAGATCATGAACCCAGATTGCGCCGCACAAAATCAGCATTATTCCTCCCCACTGCCAGATTAAATCAGGATCGATAATAAATACTGCGGCAGCGGTGGAGAGCAGATATAACACCATGCCCAGTGTTCCCCGGCTGCCGATCCACCTTGCGCCAAGGCCCATCAGCACTCCCTGGAGTGTTAGTCCGAAGCTAGGATCGAAAAGCCAATCAACTCCAAGTCCCAGCACTTCATAAATCTCAGCAGCAATCAAAGCGCTGTCAAAACCAAGCGGAATAAACTTAAGGCTCTGATAAGCTTGGGTATGCTGAATGCAATTGATAAAATAGGCTGCAAAACCTAAAGCCAAACCTCCACCCACTGCTGCCCCAGCGCTTCTAAAATAGCCAACTAAAACCGGCAGCAGCCAAGGAAATCCCGGCATCCACACTGCCGTCAGCGCGATCATCAGGCTGAGCCCCGGATAGCGGTAAATCTTCCCGGCCAGAATCAGCAGAATCAGCCCGCACACTAAAGCCAATCCCGGCCAGACCTGCCATAACGGCAGCAGTACCAGCACTGCAATCAACAAACAGGCTAATGCTGGTGAAATAAACCCCACCAGTACCGCTGCAGCGGGACCCATAAACTGCTTAAATACCGGATCATAAAAATCCAAAGCTCTTAACACCGGCTGCTGCCATAAAGTCCACAGCACTGCTCCGGCAAGCAGGGCATTAAAACAGGCTGTCAGAAGCGGATAATTATCGATCACTAACTCCTTCACCCGCCGCAAGCGCTCCCGCTCCGCCCTTAAATCGGCAAGCCAACCTGCTTTAACACTAATCAGCTTGCGCTGCAGTTCGGAAGCGGTGCGCGGACGCTGATTAATATCTGCACTTCCCGCTTCATTTAAAAGCTTTTTTAAGCTTCCGGGCACTTGTGAGATCTGATTAACTTCGATCAGCTCTCCAAGCACCTTGGCTAAAGCATAGAGATCAGCCCGAGCATCAACAGCCTGTCCCTGGCGCTGCTCGGGAGCAATATATTTCGGTGTTCCCACAATTTGTTTATCTTTCAGCTGCCGGCGGGCTGCCGCGCCAAAGTCCGTTAATTTGCAGGTATTTGTCTTCGGATCATAGAGCAGATTGTGCGGTTTAACATCAAGGTGCACCAACCCCCGCTGATGCACCGCATCCAAGGCTTCGCAGCACTGGATGCCGACATCGAGAATCTGATCTAAGTCCAGCTTCTGCTCGAGCAGAGTCGGACCGGGTACAAATTCCATCACTAAATAAAGGGCGCTGCCGCTAGAAACCACATCGTATAGTTTCACGATATTGGGATGATCAAAACCGGCCAAAATCTGAGCTTCGGTCAGGGCGAGCCGATTATTCTCCAGCACTTTAACCGCTGTTTCCCGATTCAACTGCCGGTCCCAGCTGTAGTAAACCTGCCCAAATCCCCCTTCACCCAGTTTAGATTTGATCACATAGCGATTTAATCCTGGTAATGACTGAGACATACCGATCCCTCCATTACCAGTTTGTACCAATTATAACCAATATATGCAGTATAAAAAAAGCCCCATCCGGATAAAAATCCGGCTGAGGCCTGTATTCGTCTATAATGCGAGTTTGTAGATTTCAAGCACATCATCGCGGGTCAGCTTCACAAATTGGCCTACCGTATTATCACTAGACATCTTGCATTTATCGGCCATTTCTTCCAAGCGGTCATCACCAATGTCAAGATGGCTTAATCTGGTTGGCAGGCCGATGTCAGTGAAGAACCGCTCAAGGCGCCTAATTCCTTCCAGTGCTGTTGATTCCAAGTTCTCAAACTTAATGTCCACATCCCATACCCGGTGAGCGAATTGGGCAAATCTGGGGATATTGTGCTTGTAGACATACTTCATCCAGGCTGGGAACACGATCGCTAAGCCGGCACCATGGGCTACATCGTAAATGCCGCTGATTTCATGCTCAATTTGATGCGACGCCCAATCACCGGTCCTTCCCGTACTCAGCGAATCATCGTGAGCAATAGTGCTGGCCCGCATAATTTGGGCCCGGGCATTGTAATCCTCGGGATTTTCCATAACACGGTAAGCGCAGCTGATAATCGTCTTCAGTACCGCTTCACAGAGGCGGTCGGTTAACTCCACATCAGGAGTCGTGGTGAAGTACCGCTCCATGATATGGGCCATAATATCAGCGATACCGCTGGCTGTCTGATACGGAGGTACAGTAAAGGTCAGTTCCGGGTTCATTATGGCAAACTTGGGACGGATCAATTCCACATTGAGACCCCGCTTGAACCAGCCGTCCTCGTTGGTAATTACACTGCTCTTGCTGGCTTCGCTTCCGGCCGCAGCGATTGTCAAAATAACACCTACCGGCAGCGTCTGTTCTGGAACCGCTTTACCCGAGTAAAAATCCCACACATCTCCCTCATAAGGAACGCCCACACCGATGGCTTTCGCTGAATCGATAGCGCTTCCGCCCCCTACCGCTAGGATGAAGGGGATATCGTGCCTGCGGCACAGCTCAATACCTTCCTTAACTAGGCTGAGATGGGGATTCGGTTTGACTCCCCCCAGCTCAAACACCTCAACACCGGCAGCTTTCAGCGACGCAGTAACCCGATCATATAACCCGGTTTTCTTGACGCTGCCTCCCCCGTAGTGGAGCAGCACCTTGTCCGCGTATTTTTTGACTTCCGCTCCGACTAAATTCTCGGTGTCTCTGCCAAAGATAATCTGGGTAGAACTGAGAAAACGAAAATTAAGCACTGATGAACCTCCCTGTTCCCTATATCTATCTAAACTGTCCCTAGTTAACAGCAGTTCTCAACCTCAACTATTTCCCATTAATTTACTCTTTACATCCTCAACCAGTGATTCCGAACTGTGGCTCGCAATGCTTGTCCACACATGATCCGACGATGCTGCACTGATATAATCACTCACAATCTTGTCCCCGCTGCTGTTCCACACTGTCAGTTTCAATCTACCAGTCTTATCTTCCCTAATTCTCACAAAGAAATCTTCTAATTGATACATGACATTCAATGTCAACACCTCCTGATTAGTATTTTGGCGAAAATATTATCATTTCCTGCCAGGTTTTAAAATATATTTAAAAAATGAGCACAGCTCGTTAAGCTGTGCTTTTACTCATGAAATTTGACTACCTTCCGCTCCAGCAGCGTCACCAGATAATAGAGCAGGGCCGATACAATTGAAAGCATGATCACCGCTGCCATCACCAGCGACATGTTGAAGATTTGGCCGCCGTAGACAATCAGATAGCCTAAACCGGCCTTCGAGCCGAGAAACTCCCCAACAATGGTGCCCACCAGCGAAAGGCCGACGCTGACCTTTAATGCCGCAATCATCGTGGGCACACTGGCTGGGACAACCACTTTGGTGAAGATCTGCAGTCGCGTAGCTCCAAATGTGCGCATCAGCTTAATCTTATTGGGATCGATTGTTTTAAAGCCATTGTGAACCATCATGATGGTAACGATAATTGATGTAGCTATAGCCATGGCGATAACTGGCTTTAACCCGGTTCCCAGCCAGACGATAAAGACGGGTCCAAGCGCTACTTTGGGGATGCTGTTGAGAATGACAATATAGGGATCCAGCACTTTGGAGAGGAAATCAGACCACCACAGCAGCGCCGCAATGATAATGCCTGCCAAAGTCCCGACTGTAAAACCGAGAACTGTCTCCCCTATAGTGTAACCAAGATGACGCCATAATTCTCCGCGATTAAACAAATTTACCGCTGCTGTCCAAGCCCGCGATGGCTTAGAGGCAATAAACTCGTTGATCCACCCGGAGGACGATGCCAGCTCCCACAGAGCAAGTAAAGCGGCGAGGAAAAGGATCTGCGAGACCACTATTACCTGCCTGCGGCGGCGGATCCGCTTCAAATACTGCTTGTGCTCGGATGAATAGGAGTTTTCACCGGTCATTTCTGTTCAGCTCCTTCCAAATAGCACTGAAGTACTCCCTAAACCGCGGTGACTCCCGTCGCTTAAGCGGCGAGCGTTCGAGACAGTCCGGGCCGAAATCAATGAGATGCTCACTCTGCACTGATCCAGGCCGCGGTGTCATCACGATTACTCGATCGGCCATGCTGATGGCTTCAGAAATATCATGCGTGACCATGATAATCGTTTTCTCATACTCGCACAGAATTCGGCTCACATCTTCTGCCACCGCTAAGCGAGTCTGGTAATCTAAAGCAGAAAAAGGTTCATCAAGCAGCAGTACCTCTGGCTCTACAGCCAAGGTGCGGATCAAGGCTACTCGCTGCCGCATTCCCCCGCTTAATTGCTGCGGGTAGTTGTGCTCAAAGCCGGATAAACCGTAATCCACCAGCATCTGCTTCACCCTGGCAGTGTTCTCCGGTGTTTTCTTACGCATTACTTCGAGGCCTAAAAGAGCGTTATCCAAAATGGTGCGCCATTCAAATAGATAATCCTGCTGCAGCATATAGCCGATTTTCTGCGTAGTTCCCACGACCGGACTGCCGTCCAGGCGCACCTCACCCGCTGTGGGCTTGATCAGCCCGGCAACTAACGACAAAAGCGTCGATTTGCCGCAGCCGCTCGGTCCCACAATGCTGATAAACTCTTTCGCATTTACAGAGAGATTAAAGTCTTTTAAGGCCTCAATTTCACCATCAATCGTATGGTAGCGGAGCGATACATCCTTTATCTCCAGTTTCGGCATAGATTTCACCCCTTTACAAGCAATGCCCCAAGATGGGGCATTAACTAGCTGCTAACCGCTGCCTCAGCGATGGTATTATCCATCAGTTCTTCAAAAGGCACAAACTCGAAGAGCTCTCCCGCCTCATACATTACTTCCTGCAGATGTCTGAATGCTGCTTCGGAAATAATGGGAGAGGTCTGCCAAGCATTGATGCTCTTGTAGTTGTTGATGGTGCTCACCAAAACATCATGATCAATTTCTGGGAAAAACGAAGCCACAACCACTGCTATTTCTTCTGGTGTATGCTCATGGGCCCAAATCTGGCCGCGGTAGAGGGCTTTAGTAAACTTGATCAGCATCTCCGGCCGCTCCTCAAGCATGCTTCGGCGGGCATGGTAGACAGTGTAAGCAATTGGTCCTGCTTCCGCTCCTAAAGATGCCACAACTTTGCCGCCACCGATCAGCTCCAGCTGGCTCATGGCCGGTTCAAACTGAGCTATATAATCTCCTACCCCCGCCTGGAACGCTCCTAAGGCAGCTTCAAAGGCAAAGTGCGTTAGAATCTCCACATCAACAAAAGGCTCAATTCCGTGCTGTTTCAGTACCCATTCTAAAACCATTTGCGGCACGCCGCCGGGTCTGGCCCCAATAATGGTTTTTCCCCGCACATTATCCCAGACAAAAGCTTCCTCAAGATCCCGAGTCATAAAAAATGAACCATCGCGGGCTGTCAGCTGCGCAAAACCAACAATGATCTCCGGTGATCCCTGCTGGTAGATATACAGGGCTGCCTCTGGACCAAAGAACCCAATATCCACCGAGCCGGAAATCAGAGCTGCGGCTCCTTTATCAGCGCCCCACGCGGTTTCCAGCTGCACATCCAAGCCCTCATCCTCAAAGAAACCAAGTTCCAGGGCAACGTACTGCGGTGAGTAAAATACCGAGCGGACAACCTCAGATAAGGTCACCCTTTCTAACTCCTTGGCATCAGCGATACCTCCTAATAGCAGCGCTACCGCTACCGCTAAACAGATGATCGCAATCCACCCCTGCTTTGACATGAGAATCCCCCTTCAGGATTAGTCAATTTCTCCTGTATTGTATTCAGGGGGATTTTAAAGTGTGAAATAAAAAAACCAGCCTGCGCTGGTTAGAAGAAATATAGTGCTGACACCACTGCCCCTAAGGCCAGAAACGGCCCGAAGGGGATCGGTGTTTTCCGACCCTGCTTGGTAATGGCAAGATAGATAATGCCAGACACGGAACCAAATAAACTTCCTAAAAACAATGTTCCCAAAGTCGGCAGCGGACCGATAAACGCCCCTATCATGGCTAGAAACTTCACATCACCCATGCCCATTCCCCGTGTTATAGCGGCAATGACAAAAAGAATCCCGCCACCAACAAAAATGCCAATCAAACTTTCAGTTAAGGGAATGGTCCAGCCAATAACCGCAGCCAAAACCCCCAAGATAATCCCGGGAATAGTGATCACATTAGGCAGGATCTTATGCTTGAAATCAATCACGGAAGCGATCAAAAGCAGAGAAAAAAATACCAGTCTTACCGCCAACTGATTGAGCGAACCAGCTGTATAAGCGCACACAGCGAACCCCACTGCTGTGGTGAGCTCCACAACCGGATACTCCCAGCTAATTTTTTCACCGCAGCTGCGGCATTTTCCCCGCTGTATTAAATAGCTGAATACCGGGATCAATTCCCAAGCAGTCAAAGTATGCCCGCAGTCAGGACATTGAGACCGGGGAAAAACGATTGATTTGCCTTTGGGTATG
Proteins encoded:
- a CDS encoding prepilin peptidase; the protein is MALIWLLFSFGLVFGSFYNVLIYRIPKGKSIVFPRSQCPDCGHTLTAWELIPVFSYLIQRGKCRSCGEKISWEYPVVELTTAVGFAVCAYTAGSLNQLAVRLVFFSLLLIASVIDFKHKILPNVITIPGIILGVLAAVIGWTIPLTESLIGIFVGGGILFVIAAITRGMGMGDVKFLAMIGAFIGPLPTLGTLFLGSLFGSVSGIIYLAITKQGRKTPIPFGPFLALGAVVSALYFF
- a CDS encoding ABC transporter substrate-binding protein, with protein sequence MSKQGWIAIICLAVAVALLLGGIADAKELERVTLSEVVRSVFYSPQYVALELGFFEDEGLDVQLETAWGADKGAAALISGSVDIGFFGPEAALYIYQQGSPEIIVGFAQLTARDGSFFMTRDLEEAFVWDNVRGKTIIGARPGGVPQMVLEWVLKQHGIEPFVDVEILTHFAFEAALGAFQAGVGDYIAQFEPAMSQLELIGGGKVVASLGAEAGPIAYTVYHARRSMLEERPEMLIKFTKALYRGQIWAHEHTPEEIAVVVASFFPEIDHDVLVSTINNYKSINAWQTSPIISEAAFRHLQEVMYEAGELFEFVPFEELMDNTIAEAAVSS